In one window of Spartinivicinus marinus DNA:
- the ribA gene encoding GTP cyclohydrolase II, producing MLVREELAGQHPHQLVRYVESAQLPMDMGTFTMHGFVEKKTGKEHVALSYGEIDTKKPVLIRLHSECLTGDALFSLRCDCGFQLNKALKNIVEHGNGVLLYLRQEGRGIGLLNKIRAYHLQDEGADTVEANEKLGFAADMRRYDFCKGILHYFGINEVKLMTNNPRKVNSLTKAGINVVERVPLREGRNPYNNNYLNIKARKLGHMLDEIV from the coding sequence ATGCTAGTACGTGAAGAGCTGGCAGGGCAGCACCCGCATCAACTGGTTCGTTATGTAGAGTCGGCTCAATTACCGATGGATATGGGCACTTTTACCATGCATGGCTTTGTGGAAAAGAAAACCGGTAAGGAGCATGTCGCGTTAAGTTATGGTGAAATTGATACGAAAAAACCGGTATTAATTCGTTTGCACTCTGAATGTTTAACTGGTGATGCATTATTCAGCTTGCGTTGTGATTGTGGTTTTCAATTAAATAAAGCATTAAAAAATATTGTTGAACATGGTAACGGCGTATTACTTTATTTGAGACAAGAAGGGCGAGGTATTGGCCTGTTAAATAAAATCAGAGCCTATCACTTACAGGATGAAGGTGCTGATACTGTAGAAGCTAACGAAAAACTTGGCTTTGCAGCTGATATGCGGCGTTATGACTTCTGTAAGGGGATTTTACACTATTTTGGAATTAATGAAGTAAAACTGATGACGAATAACCCGCGAAAAGTGAACTCATTGACCAAAGCGGGCATTAATGTCGTGGAAAGAGTGCCATTAAGAGAAGGACGTAATCCTTACAATAATAATTACTTGAATATTAAAGCAAGAAAGTTAGGCCATATGTTGGATGAAATTGTTTAG